TGTCCTAGTGCAGTGTGGGTGATCTCATGAGTCTCCTTATAGGCTTTCACCAGTGAAGTAATTGTTGGAAAATTGGTTAGCACGTGactttaattattttactgACGATCAAATTGTTTTTTGCTTTCACTGCTCTTATTCAACAACAACTACCTTTACCAAAGTCGTTGAGGTTTCTTCCCCAGTACTTCCACGAGTTATTATGCTATATTTGCAGtgatatgttgtttttgttagtttGTGTGACGTGTACGGCaatgttgtttctttttacatatttaaatattcctGAGGAAATTACATAATTACAACATCATACTACAACTCAGGTTCAgttaattttgcatttatttttggataggttttttttgttattattcagattttttttgatATTACAGCAATCATATTTATTCAACCACTAAATATTTCCAGGAATAATTCTATGTTGCATGTTGTTACTGATTTTGGACTCTAAGGGACGCTGTAGGTCAAGCCAACATTATCTCTTAAACATTACCACACAGTCCCCTCCCTTAGCACCGTGGCGtatgagagagaaaggaggtAGTTTGCAGTATGTGGGCTGTTGTCGAGGAAAACACAGTCGCATCAATTGATATCTCCTGtcagatatatacagtaaattgaaaaagcagcatttttttctttagagGTACATTCAGTGGATTTCTATTATTAAGAATACGTATGGTGCTTGGATCTTTGAGCATAATTTCGTGTTTTTCTTCTGCTATGGCGTGCGGACTACCACCCTACTCCCGGTGCGTAAAATGGCGCTTTGGCTGCGGACAGGATTGGAAACTTCTGTTGTTCCTTTTTTATCTCAACCATATGGTCAGCGGACATATCCGGTATTCAATCccggaggagatgaagaaaggCTCTCTAATCGGTAATGTAGCACAGGACCTTGGTTTGGATCTGAAGAGGCTCCGTTCTGGTCGGGCTCGTATCGTGACCGGAGAAAACATCCAGTACACCGAGCTGAAGACAGACAAAGGGACGCTGGTAGTGAATGAGAGAATAGACCGAGAGCAGCTTTGTGGAGACGTAACACCGTGTAGCTTCAGCTTTGAGGTGATTTTAGAAAACCCGATGGAGTTACATCAAATTACAGTTGAAATAACAGACATAAATGATCATTCGCCCGTGTTCAAAAGAAATAGCATCAATTTTGAAATCAGCGAAATAGCAAATATCGGCGCTCGTTTTCCACTGACGGGTGCAGAAGACCCAGATGTGGGCATCAATGGACTCAGAGAATATTTTCTAAGTGAAAATGAGAATTTTGTTCTGAAGCAAAACTCTGATGCAGATGGAAAGAAATATGCAGAGATGGTGCTTCAGAAGCCATTAGACAGAGAGACCAACCCTAATCTGTCTCTAAAGCTAATAGCTGTAGACGGTGGAACTCCGCAGAGATCTGGTACAGTAAATATAGATATCACTGTTCTTGATGCCAATGATAATGCGCCTGTATTCAATCAGTCTGTGTACAAAGCTACAGTAATGGAGAACTCTCCCAGAGATACTTACGTTACCACTGTTAATGCGAGTGACGCAGATTCCGGCTCAAATAGTATAGTAACTTATTGTTTTTCAGACCTCAGCAGTGGTCtcagtgatttatttacagttgaTGAAAACAGTGGTATCATTTTAATCAGAGGTTTAATTGAttatgaaaaagacaaaaagtacGAACTAAGAATCGAGGCAAAAGATCATGGAGGTTTGACAGATTCAAGTAAAGTGTCAATTGAAGTAACTGATGTAAATGACAACGCCCCTATAATCAGCGTCATGTCATTCACTAGTCCTGTATCAGAAGACTCTCCTCCTGGTACAACTATTGGcattataaatgtaaaagaTATCGATTCAGGTGATAACGGACAGGTAAACTGtaaaatagaacaaaatgtACCTTTCAAGATTAAATCCAATTTAAGAAATTACTATACTTTGGTAACAGATACTGTATTAGATCGTGAAAGTGTTTCAGAGTATAACATCACTGTTGTTGCGACAGATGCAGGAATGCCTCCTCTCTCGACAAAAAGAACCTTTCATTTAAAGGTCTCTGATGTGAACGATAATGCTCCAGTGTTTTCAGAAAGTGTTTACAACGCGTTTATTGCAGAGAATAACTCTCCAGGTGTTTCTGTTCTCACGCTGAGGGCTAAAGATCCTGATGAAAACCAAAACGCCCGTATATCTTATATTCTGGAAGATATTAATATCGGAGGATCTCCAGTTTCAGGATATGTTTCTATAAATGCAGAAAGCGGAGTGATACATGCAGTGCGCACATTTGATTATGAGCAAATCAAACAGCTGGTTTTCGTGGTGAAAGCGCAGGATGGAGGTTCCCCTCCACTCAGTAGCAACGTGACTGTGAAATTAATGATCCAGGACCAGAACGACAACCCTCCTCAGGTTCTGTACCCAGTCCAGACTGGTGGCTCTCTGGTGGCTGAAATGGTGCCTCGTTCAGCAGATGTGGGCTATCTGGTCACTAAAGTGGTGGCTGTTGATGTGGACTCTGGACAGAATGCCTGGCTCTCCTATAAACTGCAGAAAGCCACAGACAGGGCGCTGTTTGAAGTGGGCTTACAGAATGGAGAAATAAGAACTATCCGCCAAGTCACTGATAAAGATGCTGTGAAACAAAGACTGACTGTTATAGTGGAGGACAACGGGCAGCCCTCTCGTTCAGCTACAGTCATTGTTAACGTGGCGGTGGCGGACAGCTTCCCTGAAGTGCTGTCTGAGTTCACTGACTTTACACACGACAAGGAGTACAATGACAACCTGACTTTTTACTTAGTGTTGGCTCTGGCTGtagtctccttcctcttcatcacgtGTTTAGTGGTTATTATCTCAGTGAAGATCTACAGGTGGAGACAGTCTCGCGTCCTGTATCACTCCAGTCTCCCTGTGATTCCATATTATCCACCACGTTACTCAGACACTTTGGGGACAGGGACTCTCCAACACGTGTACAACTACGAGGTGTGCAGGACGACTGACTCCAGAAAGAGTGACTGTAAGTTCGGAGGAGCCGGTAGTCAGAACGTGCTGATAATGGACCCCAGTTCTACAGGGACGATGCAGCGGATAGAGAGTGAGAAGAGCATCCTGGACGAACCAGACTCTCCTCTAGAGGTTGGTTAAATAATGTAGCTtcgtctctctgcctccattcCTCCTTCTGCGTTCAGTTACATTGATAGTGAAGTGCTGCAAGCTACAATGTCctgttcagcaccatggacagcacctCAATTTGCATCACATGATAGGAATACTGctgtattcatatttaaattATGTTACCCTTCATTCTTAGTTAGTTAGATGctgttttattgtttcacacacacattgttttgactttgttgcatttttgagCTTCTAATTTTGCTTGTACATTGATGATGATCTCCAGTCTCTTAACATGCATTCACTCGTGAttgttgtaaaaacaaaatgggtGCACGTGACTTAAATGAATGTGACAATCAAATGCTGCTTTCACTGCTCTCATTTTACATCAGATAGTTTTACCAAGCcccttgtgttttctttttcagtgcttCCCCAAAGCTTGATAGAATTGcagtcttattttatttttgataatttgtctattatctattctattctaatatttgcatattttttagaGGTAATATTGCATAAGAACCGAATGATTATAATACTCACAGTgagattattttctattttaaaacttttttgcggaatatttgttgaaatatgttttagattattgttattatgcaCTTATCAATTTTAATCAACCACTAAATATTTCCAGAAATAATTCTATGTTGCATGTTGTTACTGATTTTGGACTCTAAGAGACGCTGTAGGTCAATCTAACATATTCTCTGCTACTTTACCACACAGTCCCCTCCCTTAGCACCGTGGCGTATGAGAGAAAAGGAGGTAGTGTGCAGTATGTGGGCTGTTGTCGATGAAAACACAGTCGCATCAATTGATATCTCCTGtcagatatatacagtaaattgaAAAAgtagcatttttttctttagagGTACATTCAGTGGATTTCTATTATTCAGAATACGTATGGTGCTTGGATCTTTGGAGCATATTTTCGTGTTTTTCTTCTGCTATGGCGTGTGGACTACCACCCTACTCCCGGTGCGTAAAATGGCGCTTTGGCTGCGGACAGGATTGGAAGcttctgttgtttcttttttatctcaACCATATGGTCAGCGGACATATCCGGTATTCAATCccggaggagatgaagaagggCTCTCTAATCGGTAATGTAGCACAGGACCTTGGTTTGGATCTGAAGAGGCTCCGTTCTGGTCGGGCCCGTATCGTGACCGGAGAAAACATCCAGTACACCGAGCTGAAGACAGACAAAGGGACGCTGGTAGTGAATGAGAGAATAGACCGAGAGCAGCTTTGTGGAGACGTAACGCCGTGTAGCTTCAGCTTTGAGGTGATTTTAGAAAACCCGATGGAGTTGCATCAAATTACAGTTGAAATAACAGACATAAATGATCATTCGCCCGTGTTCAAAAGAAATAGTATTAATTTTGAAATCAGCGAAATAGCAAATATCGGCGCTCGTTTTCCACTGACGGGTGCAGAAGACCCAGATGTGGGCATCAATGGACTCAGAGAATATTTTCTAAGTGAGAATGAGAATTTTGTGCTGAAGCAAATCTCTAACGCAGATGGAAAGAAATATGCAGAGATGGTGCTTCAGAAGCCATTAGACAGAGAGACCAACCCTAATCTGTCTCTGAAGCTAATAGCTGTAGACGGTGGAGCTCCGCAGAGATCTGGTACAGTAAATATAGATATTACTGTTCTTGATGTTAATGATAATGCGCCTGTATTCAATCAGTCTGTGTACAAAGCTACAGTAATGGAGAACTCTCCCAGAGACACTTACGTTACCACTGTTAATGCAAGTGACGCAGATTCCAGGTCAAATAGTATTGTAACATATTATTTGTCAGATCTCAGCAGTGGTCTCAGTGATTTATTTGCAGTTGATGAAAAAACTGGTATAATTTCAATCAGAGGTTTAATTGAttatgaaaaagacaaaaagtatGATCTTAGAATCGATGCAAAAGATCAGGGAGGTTTGACAGATTCAAGCAATGTGATAATTGAAGTAACTGATGTAAATGACAACGCCCCTATCATCAGCGTCATGTCATTCACTAGTCCTGTATCAGAAGACTCTCCTCCTGGTACAACTATTGGcattataaatgtaaaagaCCTCGATTCAGGTGATAACGGACAGGTAAACTGTAGAATAGAACAAAATGCACCTTTCAAGATTAAATCCAATTTAAGAAATTACTATACTTTGGTAACAGATACTGTATTAGATCGTGAAAGTGTTTCAGAGTATAACATCACTGTTGTCACGACAGATTCAGGAATGCCTCCTCTCTCGACAAAAAGAACCTTTCATTTAAAGGTCTCTGATGTGAACGATAATGCTCCAGTGTTTTCACAAAGTGTTTACAACGCGTTTATTGCAGAGAATAACTCTCCAGGTGTTTCTGTTCTCACGCTGAGGGCTAAAGATCCTGATGAAAACCAAAACGCCCGTATATCTTACATTCTGGAAGATATTAATATCGGAGGATCTCCAGTTTCAGGATATGTTTCTATAAATGCAGAAAGCGGAGTGGTACATGCACTGCGCTCATTTGATTATGAGCAAATCAAACAGCTGCTGTTCGTCGTGAAAGCGCAGGATGGAGGTTCCCCTCCACTCAGTAGCAACGTGACTGTAAAGTTAATAGTCCAAGACCAGAACGACAACCCTCCTCAGGTACTGTACCCAGTCCAGACTGGAGGCTCTCTGGTGGCTGAAATGGTGCCTCGTTCAGCAGATGTGGGCTATCTGGTCACTAAAGTGGTGGCTGTTGATGTGGACTCTGGACAGAATGCCTGGCTCTCCTATAAACTGCAGAAAGCCACAGACAGGGCGCTGTTTGAAGTGGGCTTACAGAATGGAGAAATAAGAACTATCCGCCAAGTCACTGATAAAGATGTTGTGAAACAAAGACTGACTGTTATAGTGGAGGACAACGGGCAGCCCTCTCGTTCAGCTACAGTCATTGTTAACGTGGCGGTGGCGGACAGCTTCCCTGAAGTGCTGTCTGAGTTCACTGACTTTACGCACGACAAGGAGTACAATGACAACCTGACTTTTTACTTAGTGTTGGCTCTGGCTGtagtctccttcctcttcatcacgtGTTTAGTAGTTATTATATCAGTGAAGATCTACAGGTGGAGACAGTCTCGCGTCCTGTATCACTCCAGTCTCCCTGTGATTCCATATTATCCACCACGTTATTCAGACACTTTGGGGACAGGGACTCTCCAACACGTGTACAACTACGAGGTGTGCAGGACGACTGACTCCAGAAAGAGTGACTCTAAGTTCGGAGGAGCCGGTAGTCAGAATGTGCTGATAATGGACCCCAGTTCTACAGGGACGATGCAGCGGATACAGAGTGAGAAGAGCATCCTGGATGAACCAGACTCTCCTCTAGAGGTCAGTTCATTTTCATCACCTGACTCAAAGATATGATTCCTGGTGCTGTGTGCCCTCAAACCCCACATTTCCTCCCTGCTGACTGTttgctgtatactgtatgttcagtcaactgacagctgttgagtgCTATATAGCTGGAATGAAATTGTTGAACTGAATTGGGCCTCACAACTAAATTTACAATATATCTAGAtgtggaggcaatttctgtTAAATAAGGACTCAAGGacaaaactgtgtttttctgaattttaTTACACACTTGCAAGTAGGCACACAACCATCAACATAAAATGTTCAAGGGTGAGAGCACTGAGTCTCTCTGTTTAGCAGTATTTCTTTGCATACATTTGTACATCTCACAGTCTTCTCTGTCTGACACTTCTGTCCTTTTAAGGTACCTGTCCTCAAATAGGCACTGCTTGTTTGTTGACCAAGAATGCAACACAGAAACTGAAATACACTTCAAAGACAATGAGAGACACTTATCAGGGCCTTAGGAACGGctgcatgtttgtatttttccagcAGAATAGAGCAGCAATGAAGTTGTTCGCTTTGCTTACTGAATGTGACTCTTGTATCCGGTATCAAATGACTTATAACTTGTTAGTTTTTGCAGTAAACTGTGAGTG
This DNA window, taken from Sebastes umbrosus isolate fSebUmb1 chromosome 9, fSebUmb1.pri, whole genome shotgun sequence, encodes the following:
- the LOC119493891 gene encoding protocadherin beta-16-like — translated: MACGLPPYSRCVKWRFGCGQDWKLLLFLFYLNHMVSGHIRYSIPEEMKKGSLIGNVAQDLGLDLKRLRSGRARIVTGENIQYTELKTDKGTLVVNERIDREQLCGDVTPCSFSFEVILENPMELHQITVEITDINDHSPVFKRNSINFEISEIANIGARFPLTGAEDPDVGINGLREYFLSENENFVLKQISNADGKKYAEMVLQKPLDRETNPNLSLKLIAVDGGAPQRSGTVNIDITVLDVNDNAPVFNQSVYKATVMENSPRDTYVTTVNASDADSRSNSIVTYYLSDLSSGLSDLFAVDEKTGIISIRGLIDYEKDKKYDLRIDAKDQGGLTDSSNVIIEVTDVNDNAPIISVMSFTSPVSEDSPPGTTIGIINVKDLDSGDNGQVNCRIEQNAPFKIKSNLRNYYTLVTDTVLDRESVSEYNITVVTTDSGMPPLSTKRTFHLKVSDVNDNAPVFSQSVYNAFIAENNSPGVSVLTLRAKDPDENQNARISYILEDINIGGSPVSGYVSINAESGVVHALRSFDYEQIKQLLFVVKAQDGGSPPLSSNVTVKLIVQDQNDNPPQVLYPVQTGGSLVAEMVPRSADVGYLVTKVVAVDVDSGQNAWLSYKLQKATDRALFEVGLQNGEIRTIRQVTDKDVVKQRLTVIVEDNGQPSRSATVIVNVAVADSFPEVLSEFTDFTHDKEYNDNLTFYLVLALAVVSFLFITCLVVIISVKIYRWRQSRVLYHSSLPVIPYYPPRYSDTLGTGTLQHVYNYEVCRTTDSRKSDSKFGGAGSQNVLIMDPSSTGTMQRIQSEKSILDEPDSPLEVSSFSSPDSKI
- the LOC119493885 gene encoding protocadherin beta-16-like; amino-acid sequence: MVLGSLSIISCFSSAMACGLPPYSRCVKWRFGCGQDWKLLLFLFYLNHMVSGHIRYSIPEEMKKGSLIGNVAQDLGLDLKRLRSGRARIVTGENIQYTELKTDKGTLVVNERIDREQLCGDVTPCSFSFEVILENPMELHQITVEITDINDHSPVFKRNSINFEISEIANIGARFPLTGAEDPDVGINGLREYFLSENENFVLKQNSDADGKKYAEMVLQKPLDRETNPNLSLKLIAVDGGTPQRSGTVNIDITVLDANDNAPVFNQSVYKATVMENSPRDTYVTTVNASDADSGSNSIVTYCFSDLSSGLSDLFTVDENSGIILIRGLIDYEKDKKYELRIEAKDHGGLTDSSKVSIEVTDVNDNAPIISVMSFTSPVSEDSPPGTTIGIINVKDIDSGDNGQVNCKIEQNVPFKIKSNLRNYYTLVTDTVLDRESVSEYNITVVATDAGMPPLSTKRTFHLKVSDVNDNAPVFSESVYNAFIAENNSPGVSVLTLRAKDPDENQNARISYILEDINIGGSPVSGYVSINAESGVIHAVRTFDYEQIKQLVFVVKAQDGGSPPLSSNVTVKLMIQDQNDNPPQVLYPVQTGGSLVAEMVPRSADVGYLVTKVVAVDVDSGQNAWLSYKLQKATDRALFEVGLQNGEIRTIRQVTDKDAVKQRLTVIVEDNGQPSRSATVIVNVAVADSFPEVLSEFTDFTHDKEYNDNLTFYLVLALAVVSFLFITCLVVIISVKIYRWRQSRVLYHSSLPVIPYYPPRYSDTLGTGTLQHVYNYEVCRTTDSRKSDCKFGGAGSQNVLIMDPSSTGTMQRIESEKSILDEPDSPLEVG